The Candidatus Krumholzibacteriota bacterium DNA segment CATGGAAAAGCATACGTCAGGATGCCAAAAGGCGCGAAAGAAACAAAGATCACAAGTCTTTTCTGCGTAAGGCTGTAAAAGCTTTCAAAGCTGTCGAGAGTGCTGAGGAAGCGAAGGAAAAATTCCCAGGTATAGTATCGACGATCGACAAATCGGTCCAAAAAGGGATAATCCATCACAGAACAGCCGCCAGGATGAAATCCAGACTATCAAAAACAACTATGGGATCCTAGAGCTTTCGAAGCTCGACGATCTTTTCGAATATTTCCCCGACAGGGACCTCTTCAACCTGTCGGGTTTTTCTATGGAATAATTCGACTATTCCGTCGGCGAGTTTTTTCCCGATCGTCACTCTCAGAGGCACACCTATCAATTCGGAATCCTTGAACTTGACCCCCGGGCTCAGATCTCTGTCATCGAGAAGAACGCCGTACCCGTTTTCGGTGAATTCCCGCTCGAGCGCTTTCGCCGCATCGATGATCTCGCTGTTGGATACATTGACGGGGAGTATTATCAGGTCGAAAGGAGAGATCGAATCCGGCCATATGATACCATCCTTGTCATGATGCTGTTCGATCGCGGCCGCCACCATCCGGCTCACTCCAAAACCGTAGCACCCCATTATAAAATTGTGGCTCTCTCCTTTTTCATCGAGGAAGGAGGCGTTCATGCTTTCCGAATACTTTGTGCCCAGCTTGAAAATATGCCCTACTTCGACTCCATTGCTTGATCTCAACTCCTTTTTACACAAAGGGCAAAGGTCTCCTTCCCGGGCCATGACGAAATCGTCGATCATATCTATTTTGAAATCCCTTCCCGCTTCGACACCGATAAGATGCTTCTCTTTCCTGTTTGCTCCGACAATCATGCCTGAATATTTTTCAATCAGCCTGTCGGCGCAAATGACAGTCCCTTCGGGAAGTCCGACAGGGCCGGAATACCCCACCGGTCCACCCGTCAATTCAAGGACTTCTTCAGGGAGCAGAAACCGCGCTTCGGGATCATCCAGTATCCTGATCAGCTTTATATCGTTCACTTCCCTGTCTCCGGGGACGAGAAGCGCTATCATTTTTCCCATTGAATGATAGAGAAGGGTCTTTACTATTTCAGTCTCGCTTACATCAAGAAAACTAGATACATCTTCCACGGTCGAAGCCCCTGGCGTGTCTACTTCCCTGTACGCTTCCCCCGATCCTTTTCCCCTGTTGCCATCC contains these protein-coding regions:
- the rpsT gene encoding 30S ribosomal protein S20 yields the protein MPNHKSAWKSIRQDAKRRERNKDHKSFLRKAVKAFKAVESAEEAKEKFPGIVSTIDKSVQKGIIHHRTAARMKSRLSKTTMGS
- a CDS encoding proline--tRNA ligase — protein: MRWSESCIPTLKETPRDAEIPSHILMLRAGLIKKLTSGVYTFLPIGFKVLKKIENIIREEMDRAGCQEVLMPILHPEEIYEESGRLKSFGPELFKLKDGRNRTFALGPTHEEVITMVARDEMRSYRDLPQCLYQILTKFRDEIRPRYGVMRAREFIMKDAYSFHADDRSLDETYRKIEKAYRRIIDRCGLEFRVVEAESGYIGGNESHEFMVLAENGEDRILSCECGYAVNLERAVAIEKDGNRGKGSGEAYREVDTPGASTVEDVSSFLDVSETEIVKTLLYHSMGKMIALLVPGDREVNDIKLIRILDDPEARFLLPEEVLELTGGPVGYSGPVGLPEGTVICADRLIEKYSGMIVGANRKEKHLIGVEAGRDFKIDMIDDFVMAREGDLCPLCKKELRSSNGVEVGHIFKLGTKYSESMNASFLDEKGESHNFIMGCYGFGVSRMVAAAIEQHHDKDGIIWPDSISPFDLIILPVNVSNSEIIDAAKALEREFTENGYGVLLDDRDLSPGVKFKDSELIGVPLRVTIGKKLADGIVELFHRKTRQVEEVPVGEIFEKIVELRKL